CTGCACAATGCCTCGCGCTTCTATGCAGTGATTGATGCCGCCAGCCCGGAACACGCGACCAGCCTGGCCGATAACTTGCTGGCGAATGGCCATCTGGTGTGCATTCAGGGCCGGGTAGAACAGTGGCCCTGCACGCCGTTTGGCCGTGCGTTATCGCTACATGAAGTGGCGCTCGGCGCACTGCATCTTCATGGTGACGCACAGCAATGGCACGCACTGACCCAGCAAGGTGAACGCATGCTGGCGCAAATCGCGCAGGGCACCTTACACAGCGAACTGCTGCTGCATTTTCCTTACGATCAGCTGCCCACGCAGTTACAGGCGTTGCAGCATCGTAACTTCAGCGGCAAACAAATTATATTGCTTTAACCATATTAAGGGGTTGTTATGTCAGGGTTATTTTCGCCGTTCACACTGAAAGATGTGACGCTGCGTAACCGTATCGCCATTCCGCCAATGTGCCAGTACAGCGCGGTCGATGGTCTGAGCAACGAATGGCACTACGTGCACTACAGCAGCCAGGCACGCGGCGGCGCGGGGCTGGTGATTGTGGAAGCCACCGGGGTGTCGCCGGAAGGTCGTATCACCCCCGGTTGTCTGGGTTTGTGGAACGATGCACAGGCCGAAAAACTGGCCCGTATCGCGCGGGAAATCAAAGCAGCAGGCGCGGTGCCGGGCATCCAGATTGGTCATGCCGGACGTAAAGCCAGCGCCAATAAGCCGTGGGAAGGCGACGATCATATCAGCGAGAACGATGCACGCGGCTGGGACACCCTCTCCCCTTCCGCCATCGCTTTCGGCAATAACCTGCCGCGCGTGCCCAAAGCGATGACGCTGGACGATATCAAACGCGTGCGTGATGACTTTGTCAGCGCCGCAAAACGCGCCCGTGACGCCGGTTTCGAGTGGCTGGAACTGCACTTTGCGCACGGCTACCTGGCGCAGAGTTTCTTCTCGGTCCACGCCAACCAGCGTACCGATGAATACGGCGGTGATGCCTTCGGACGCAGCCGTTTCCTGCGCGAAACCTTTGATGCAGTGCGTGCCGTGTGGCCGGAAAACCTGCCGCTGACCGCGCGCTTTGGCGTGCTGGAATTTGATGGTCGCGACGAAGAGACGATGCAGGAAGCGATCACCCTGACAAAATACTGGCGCGCCAACGGCATGGACCTGCTGAGCGTCAGCATGGGCTTTTCCACCCCGGACGCCAATATTCCGTGGGGTAGCCCGTTTATGGCCCCGATCGCCGAGCGCGTGCGGCGTGAAGCCGATATCCCGGTGGCCTCGGCCTGGGGCATCGATACGCCGCAGGTGGCGAACGCCACCATTGAACAAGGCCAGCTGGACCTGGTGATGATTGGCCGTGCACACCTGAAAAACCCGCACTGGCCTTATCATGCCGCGCTGGCGCTGGGTAAAAGCGAACCTTCATGGGTGCTGCCCGCCCCGTACGCCCACTGGCTGGAGCGCTATCGGGTCAGCGAAGACTAAGCGAGTGCGCCCCCGTCGGGGCGCATTTTTCCGCGTTGCGTTTGCCATCAAATGATCAATATTTTCCGCATTTTTTCTCCATCACCTGGCGATTTTCTTATTTACAGATAATTCTGTCCGATTATTTATAGCTTCATTTCAGATACCGTTTTCATTTCCTGAAATATAGCGCCTTGTAATCACTCAAAAATCACCAAAATAACCGATCCATCGACATGATTTATTACGTTCATAGATATTTCGCATTGTTGCCCTGAGGGATGAGGGATATATAATTTGTATTTTAAGCAACCGGGACTTTTCAGGAGGCTGCTATTAATACTAACCACCAGCAAAATAATGTTTTCGAAGAGCATCGTGGCGATGCGGAACTGAAGTATCAACAGGATCCTCATGAGTTAATCCTTGAGGGGATGCAGGATTCTGAGCCGGAGCCGGAGCTGATTGAAGGTCTGCCCGCCCCGGATGCGCTCACGCCCGCCGATCGATACATGGAGCTTTTTGAGCACGTGCAAATGTCGCGGATATTTGCCGATAGCAAAACGTTCCCGGATTGTGCACCAAAATATGATCCGCTGGATATTTTAATCCGCTATCGCCGCCGCAAACGTTCGGCTGATTTTGATCTCGGCAAATTTGTGCATGACCATTTTTATCTGCCGCAGAGCAATGAAAGTTTTTATGTTTCTAATCCGGATAAAACCCTGACAGAACATATTGATGAGCTGTGGCCGGTGCTGACTAAAATGCCGCAGCAACATATGCCGCATTCGTCGCTGCTGCCGCTACCGAAACCCTATGTGGTGCCAGGCGGACGTTTCGGTGAAACCTACTACTGGGACTCCTACTTCACTATGCTGGGCCTGGCGGAGAGTGGTCGTGACGATCTGCTGCGCGATATGGCCGACAACTTTGCCTGGCTGATCGATAACTACGGTCATGTGCCGAATGGCAATCGGACCTATTATCTCAGCCGTTCGCAGCCGCCGGTGTTTGCGCTGATGGTGGAACTATTTGAGGAAGATGGCATTCGCGGCGCGAAACGCTATCTCGACCATCTGATGAAGGAGTACCAGTTCTGGATGGACGGTGCCGGTTCGCTGATGCCTGACCAGGCCTACCGCCATGTGGTACGCATGCCCGATGGTTCGCTGTTGAATCGCTACTGGGATGACCGCGATACACCGCGCGATGAATCCTGGATTGAAGATGTGGAAACCGCCAGCAAATCGCGTCGCCCGGCGAATGAGGTGTATCGCGATCTGCGTGCCGGTGCCGCTTCCGGCTGGGATTACTCCTCACGCTGGTTGCGCGATCCACATCGTCTGGCAAGCATTCGCACCACGCAGTTCATTCCGGTTGACCTGAATGCGTTTCTCTACAAACTGGAGCTGATGATTTCCACCCTGTCGCACGCCAAAGGTGAGGAACTGACGGCGCTGGCATGGCAGAAAAAAGCCGATGTGCGCAAACGCGCCATTCATCGCTACCTGTGGGATCAAACCGCCGGGGTGTATCGCGATTACGACTGGCGACGCCAGCGTTTTGGTGCCTTTACCGCCGCTGCCGTGGTGCCGTTGTTCCTCGGCTTAGCCACACCGGAGCAGGCGCATTTACAGGCAGTGGCGCTGCGCCAGCTGTTGCTGACGCAGGGTGGCCTGGTCACCTCGATGGTGGAAAGCGGCGAGCAGTGGGACAAGCCGAATGGCTGGGCACCGCTGCAATGGATGGCGATTGTCGGGCTGAATCACTACGGTGAAGAGACGCTGGCAACGGAGATTGCGGTTAACTGGCTGACCACGGTGAAAAACTTCTATTCGCTGCATCATAAGCTGGTGGAGAAGTATGACATCAGTGGCGAGCGCGCCCGTCCGGGTGGCGGGGGTGAGTATCCGTTGCAGGATGGCTTTGGCTGGACCAACGGTGTGACACGTCGGTTAATGGCGATGTACGGGCATTTGCTGGCGGATTGATATCCATTACAGCGTGATAAATCACGCCGCTACGATGGGTGCAGAATCCCGTAGCGGCGCGATTTATCGCGCGGGTTTTTAATTACCTTGCAAAAATGCCAGCAGGTCGGCGTTCAGTTGATCCTGATGCGTCACCGCAAAACCGTGCGGGCCATTCTCATACACTTTCAGCTCCGATCCCGGAATCATCTCGTGCACCAGTTTACCGGTGGCTTCGAACGGTACGATCTGGTCGTTGCTGCCGTGAATCACCAGCGTCGGCACATCCACTTTAGCGATATCCGCCCGGAAATCGGTCTCGGAAAACGCTGTCACACAATCCAGCGTACCTTTCAGCGAGGCCAGCAGCGCGATATTCAGCGTCTGGGTCATCACGCCGTCCGATACCGTCTGTCCGGCATTGGTACCATAGAAAGGCACCGCGAAGTCTTTGATAAACTGCGCGCGGTCCTGACGTAATCCCGCTTTAATGCCGTCAAATACCGCGGTCTCCACCCCTTCCGGATGATCGCTGGTTTTACCAAAAATCGGCGTCACCGCCCCCAGCAGCACCAGCCCTTTCACCTTCGCCGTGCCGTAACGGCCAATGTAGCGTGACACATCGCCGCCGCCCATGGAGAAGCCCACCAGGGTGACATCGTCCAGTTGCAGGTGTTCAATCAGGCCATGAATATCATCCGCGAAGGTGTCGTAGTCGTAACCTTCCCACGGTTGTTCAGAGCGACCAAAACCACGGCGGTCAAATGCAATAACCCGGTAGCCACGTTCGGCGAGGAAATTCATCTGGCTATCCCACATGTCGGCATCCAGCGGCCAGCCGTGGCTGAACAGTACCGGTTGGCCTTTGCCCCAGTCTTTGTAATACAGGTTAACGCCGTCTTTAGTTTTGAAAGTGCTCATAATTTTTCTCCGTCAGGTGAGTAATGTTGTGTCTCGCTAATCAAACTACCCGTGGTCGACGGAAAAACCTAAAGCAGAGTTTTTGACGACTTGTTCAAACTTTTTTGCGTTCGGCGCCTGTCAAAAAAGCCTGGACAAGTTGGCCGATTTTTTCCGCTATCAACCATCAGCCAGGCTTCGTAATGTGCAGTCATCGCAACCTTATCGGAGATTGACCATGAGCCAACCACCTGTAACCGCACGCAGCAGTGCCTTTTCCCCCTTCGCCTACGGGCTATTTGCCCTGATCTGGACCGCTTCAGTCTTAGGCAACACCGGCAGCTTTATCCGCGATGTCGCCAGCGCCTGGCTGGTCACCGGATTGTCTGATAACCCGGCCGCCGTGGCATTGATGCAAACCGCCGCCACCCTGCCGGTGTTCCTGCTGGCGCTGCCTGCGGGCGTGCTGTCCGATATCGTTGACCGTCGCCGTTTACTGATTGCCGTGCAGATATTAATGGCCAGCGTCAGCGGCACTTTGCTGGTGCTGTCGCATAACAACTGGCTGACCACCGAATGGTTAATCGGCCTGACCTTTGTCGGCGGCATCGGTGCCGCACTGTTTGGCCCGGCGTGGCAGGCGATTGTGCCGGAGCTGGTGCCGCGTCATGAACTGAAAAACGCCGTAGCGCTGAATTCACTCGGTATTAATATCGCGCGCGCTATCGGCCCTGCCACCGGTGGCCTGTTGCTGGCCAGTTTCGGCGCGATGGCAGCTTAC
This genomic stretch from Pantoea cypripedii harbors:
- a CDS encoding NADH:flavin oxidoreductase/NADH oxidase — translated: MSGLFSPFTLKDVTLRNRIAIPPMCQYSAVDGLSNEWHYVHYSSQARGGAGLVIVEATGVSPEGRITPGCLGLWNDAQAEKLARIAREIKAAGAVPGIQIGHAGRKASANKPWEGDDHISENDARGWDTLSPSAIAFGNNLPRVPKAMTLDDIKRVRDDFVSAAKRARDAGFEWLELHFAHGYLAQSFFSVHANQRTDEYGGDAFGRSRFLRETFDAVRAVWPENLPLTARFGVLEFDGRDEETMQEAITLTKYWRANGMDLLSVSMGFSTPDANIPWGSPFMAPIAERVRREADIPVASAWGIDTPQVANATIEQGQLDLVMIGRAHLKNPHWPYHAALALGKSEPSWVLPAPYAHWLERYRVSED
- the treF gene encoding alpha,alpha-trehalase TreF, which translates into the protein MNTNHQQNNVFEEHRGDAELKYQQDPHELILEGMQDSEPEPELIEGLPAPDALTPADRYMELFEHVQMSRIFADSKTFPDCAPKYDPLDILIRYRRRKRSADFDLGKFVHDHFYLPQSNESFYVSNPDKTLTEHIDELWPVLTKMPQQHMPHSSLLPLPKPYVVPGGRFGETYYWDSYFTMLGLAESGRDDLLRDMADNFAWLIDNYGHVPNGNRTYYLSRSQPPVFALMVELFEEDGIRGAKRYLDHLMKEYQFWMDGAGSLMPDQAYRHVVRMPDGSLLNRYWDDRDTPRDESWIEDVETASKSRRPANEVYRDLRAGAASGWDYSSRWLRDPHRLASIRTTQFIPVDLNAFLYKLELMISTLSHAKGEELTALAWQKKADVRKRAIHRYLWDQTAGVYRDYDWRRQRFGAFTAAAVVPLFLGLATPEQAHLQAVALRQLLLTQGGLVTSMVESGEQWDKPNGWAPLQWMAIVGLNHYGEETLATEIAVNWLTTVKNFYSLHHKLVEKYDISGERARPGGGGEYPLQDGFGWTNGVTRRLMAMYGHLLAD
- a CDS encoding alpha/beta fold hydrolase, with amino-acid sequence MSTFKTKDGVNLYYKDWGKGQPVLFSHGWPLDADMWDSQMNFLAERGYRVIAFDRRGFGRSEQPWEGYDYDTFADDIHGLIEHLQLDDVTLVGFSMGGGDVSRYIGRYGTAKVKGLVLLGAVTPIFGKTSDHPEGVETAVFDGIKAGLRQDRAQFIKDFAVPFYGTNAGQTVSDGVMTQTLNIALLASLKGTLDCVTAFSETDFRADIAKVDVPTLVIHGSNDQIVPFEATGKLVHEMIPGSELKVYENGPHGFAVTHQDQLNADLLAFLQGN